From the genome of Longispora fulva:
GGGCTCAAGGACGACGAGGGCCGGCTGTACCTCGCGATGGCCAACACCCGGCTCGACAGCCTGCTGTTCACCGGGTTGTCCGCCGACCTGATCGACCAGGCGATGGAACGCTGCCCGTCCCGGCGGAAGGTGCTGATCCTCGACTGCTGCTACAGCGGCGCGTTCCCCGCCGGCCGGCCGGCCAAGGCCGACCGGCAGGTGCACACGCTCGAACGGTTCCGGGGCCGGGGGCGCACCGTGCTGACCGCCTCCGACGAGACCCGGTACTCGTTCGAGGGCGACCGGCGGCACGGCACGGCTGTCCAGTCCGTGTTCACCCGGCACCTGGTCGCCGGCCTGCGAGACGGCACCGCCGATCTCGATGGCGACGGGGACATCACCCTGGACGAGTTGTACAACTACGTGCACGACCGGGTAGTCGAGGAGATGCCGCAGCAGCGGCCGAAGCGGCAGGACAATGTCGAGGGCCGCGTCGTGATCGCCCGCAACGTGCATTGGCGGCTACCGGACCATGTCGCGAACGCCGTCGGCAGTCCGATCGCCACCGACCGGCTAGCCGCGCTCGACAGTCTCGCCCGACTGCACCGGATCGGCAACGACGTGGTGCGCGGCCAAGTCGCGGCCGAGATCGGACGCCTCGTTGAGGACGACAGCCGGATGGTGGCCGCGGCGGCGGGTCACCTCTGGTCCCAGCTCGCGGAGCACGGCAGAGCGCCGGACCCTCGGCACACCGACACCGATGCGGCACCGCAGTCTCCGCGACCGGAGGCCGGGACGGCACCCGCCGGCAGCCCCAAGGACCCGCGACCTGACGGGCCGGAGTCCAGGCACCAACCCACGACCGGATCCGCCACCGCACCGATCACCCCGGACCGGGCCGCTGTGGAGCGGTCCGGCCCTGCCCGCTGGTTCCGGATCGAGGCGTCCCCGCACGCAGCCGGCCCCGGACGGCCCCTCTTGGCTGCGATCGGCGCGTCCGTGGCCGCCATCGGGTCCATCGGGTACACCGGTGCGGCGATCGCGGTCCACCGGTCGCCGGACGACATCGACACCGCCCGCTTTCTGATCGCGGCCTGGGCCCTGGTGATCGCCGGTCTCGCCGCAGCGCTGGACGGGTCCGTGCCGGGCCGTTCCGAGGCGTCGGCCAGGCAGCGCGCCTTGTTCCTCCCCGGCATTCTCGGCTGCGCGCTTCTCAGCTGCGAACTCTTCGTCGCGATTGGCGTGCTGCAGCTGCCGTGGTGGGCGGTCGCGGTGCCGGGGATCCTGGTCACAGTCGGACTGCCGCTGATCGCGGTCGTCGGTCGGCGCACCGGGCTCTGGCCGCCGGCCGTCGCGGTGTCCGTGGGCATTCTGCCCGTTCTGTGGCTGGTCGAGGGGCTGACGAACGCAGTTCTCGCCGGCCTGCCCGAGTGCGCCATCATGACAACGGTCGCCATCTCGGCCTGGCGGTCGAAGCGCGGCGACTGACCTTCGCCTGAGGCTACGACCTGTCGTCGGACAACCCGACTACCGCCGCGTTGTCCGGTGGTCGACTGACGCGGGCCGGCGCGCGCCCCGCGGACCGATACTCCTAAGTGGGTTGTGGCGACCACCGAGGGAGCTGTACATGCCGCGTGCCGGGAGGATGCTGGCGTGGGGTCTGGCGGCGCTGGGCGGGCCCGTCGTCGCCCTCACCGCCATCGGAGGGCTGCTCGCCCGCAACTGGTTGGCGACCGCGTTCCTCGCCGTGTGCTACGAGATCGTGGTGGGCGTTGCGGTCCTGGCCGGCGAGAGCGCGGCGAAACGGGTCAAGATCCGACTCGAGCAGCTGGCCGACTGGGTCGATCAGGCGGCGGGCCGGCGGATGTCGCCGTACGGGCGCAAGTATCGCACCTACATGCTCGCCGAGTCCCGGGTGATCGACCTCAAGGGCGTGGCGACCGCCGGTTCGTACACCCCTGAACTCGACGAGGTCTACGTGGACCCCGGCCTCGTCCCCCGGCCCGCGTACGAGGTGCCCGGGTCGCTCGTGGCCGCGCTGCCGGGCGATCTCACGCAGCGGTACCACGGGATCGACGAGCTGCTCAGCGACCGCAACCCGG
Proteins encoded in this window:
- a CDS encoding caspase family protein; this translates as MNQRSALLIATYRYQDPELRELTAPPNDAEALAAVLRDPDIAGFDVTILINEPLHVVGEAIGDFYRERRLDDLALLYFTGHGLKDDEGRLYLAMANTRLDSLLFTGLSADLIDQAMERCPSRRKVLILDCCYSGAFPAGRPAKADRQVHTLERFRGRGRTVLTASDETRYSFEGDRRHGTAVQSVFTRHLVAGLRDGTADLDGDGDITLDELYNYVHDRVVEEMPQQRPKRQDNVEGRVVIARNVHWRLPDHVANAVGSPIATDRLAALDSLARLHRIGNDVVRGQVAAEIGRLVEDDSRMVAAAAGHLWSQLAEHGRAPDPRHTDTDAAPQSPRPEAGTAPAGSPKDPRPDGPESRHQPTTGSATAPITPDRAAVERSGPARWFRIEASPHAAGPGRPLLAAIGASVAAIGSIGYTGAAIAVHRSPDDIDTARFLIAAWALVIAGLAAALDGSVPGRSEASARQRALFLPGILGCALLSCELFVAIGVLQLPWWAVAVPGILVTVGLPLIAVVGRRTGLWPPAVAVSVGILPVLWLVEGLTNAVLAGLPECAIMTTVAISAWRSKRGD